In Cryptococcus gattii WM276 chromosome N, complete sequence, a single window of DNA contains:
- a CDS encoding uncharacterized protein (Similar to TIGR gene model, INSD accession AAW47186.1), with product MPTPTSASQLTAIIGFSLPGSRLDHDESIYLTYDPSRSRPNEFIRVPMINLREELDKPIEKHANAHEQLKKRGYAVFKHESQFLDGIPSEEGTAKYLEESAHLLQNIVGADRVIAWNSVCRKNTADTDLKTVTKQQAPEKGFIPTTRLQPIAGIAHVDQNAEWGFELCGKAASQDASTFKRVQIINLWRPLSGPVTNAPLAMLDPTTLSPADISTHASMFGFGHDLHYSPSQQWAYIRHQMPDEAILLKCYDSDQGKNGEVLYCGHSAAQVDHDAEGITEEIVRPRESIEVRLVAIWE from the exons ATGCCCACCCCCACTTCTGCCTCCCAACTTACAGCCATCATCGGCTTCTCCCTCCCCGGCTCTCGTCTTGACCACGATGAGTCCATCTACCTCACATATGATCCCTCCCGATCAAGGCCCAACGAATTTATCCGAGTTCCAATGATCAACCTCCGTGAAGAGCTTGATAAACCAATAGAGAAACATGCCAACGCACATGAACAGTTGAAAAAGCGAGGATATGCGGTTTTCAAGCATGAGAGTCAGTTTCTGGATGGGATACCCAGTGAAGAAGGTACTGCAAAATATCTTGAGGAGAGTGCCCA TCTGCTGCAAAACATCGTAGGGGCCGATCGAGTAATCGCGTGGAACAGTGTGTGTCGCAAAAACACGGCGGATACCGACCTCAAAACAGTCACAAAACAGCAAGCTCCTGAAAAGGGATTCATCCCAACCACTCGACTTCAGCCTATCGCTGGCATCGCACATGTCGATCAGAACGCG GAATGGGGGTTTGAGCTTTGTGGGAAAGCCGCAAGTCAAGATGCCTCGACCTTTAAGCGTGTACAAATCATAAACCTTTGGCGTCCCCTTTCTG GACCTGTGACAAACGCTCCCCTGGCTATGCTCGACCCCACGACCCTCTCCCCAGCCGACATCTCTACCCACGCCTCCATGTTTGGCTTTGGCCATGACTTGCACTACTCGCCATCCCAGCAGTGGGCCTATATACGACATCAGATGCCGGATGAAGCCATCTTGCTGAAGTGTTACGATTCAGACCAAGGGAAGAACGGGGAGGTGTTATACTGTGGACATTCGGCGGCGCAGGTGGATCATGATGCAGAAGGCATAACGGAGGAAATAGTAAGACCGAGAGAAAGTATTGAAGTAAGACTTGTGGCTATTTGGGAGTAG
- a CDS encoding Hypothetical Protein (Similar to TIGR gene model, INSD accession AAW47200.1) — protein MRVTLPNPLGDPITFDSADSPGLAAIPPLALFTRSSSLIGFSRRPHFKIILFLIGFVFLLTWHPSPPFPPSYDEEWAWEKAAVDEIGVTGRMVQFDIPKGTGFNHQLQRVLLQHHIAVLGNRSLSFEPYYEDQTFLPFNPGRWPWRSARIPLSAFISTVVSGFETLYNSPRAIPSWYYRNQCSASKEKVYTIRSESNPDGDIDLQDDGQARIHQLQVILAGSDEKCVRIIGEPFNNDFFNSKGPLDLYDSFVTSPAMKHFSFSSRVLSILNDHMTTLAPQHEPYDLATAANVKSEGEIKNMMWKHVLALHIRRGEDWERVCEGKGETAAPFVSFNNLPLLPGNENVPPPPDMVPATRIGLYRAKCLPETLDIIARARRMRKNHPLLKSVYILTDANDEWIAKLRMWLESEGWDHVWIGREDVWTGWNNREVGVAVDMEVARRAGVFVGNGFSMTSSNIALLRSRDGIHPDLTQFW, from the exons ATGAGAGTCACCCTTCCGAATCCTCTGGGAGATCCCATAACGTTCGACTCCGCAGACTCGCCGGGCTTAGCTGCCATCCCTCCCCTTGCCCTTTTTACTCGATCGTCATCGCTCATCGGATTCTCGCGCCGGCCGCACTTCAAGATTATCCTGTTCCTCATAGGTTTTGTGTTCCTGTTGACATGGCATCCAAGTCCGCCTTTCCCCCCGAGCTATGACGAAGAATGGGCGTGGGAGAAGGCTGCGGTGGATGAGATAGGTGTGACCGGGAGGATGGTGCAGTTTGATATCCCAAAGGGGACTGGGTTTAATCATCAGTTGCAGCGTGTATT GTTACAGCACCATATAGCTGTGCTCGGCAACAGATCACTATCATTTGAACCGTACTACGAGGATCAGACATTTCTCCCTTTCAACCCTGGACGCTGGCCTTGGAGGTCAGCAAGGATACCACTATCAGCATTTATCTCCACCGTTGTTTCGGGTTTCGAGACGCTGTACAATTCTCCGCGCGCCATTCC ATCGTGGTACTACCGTAATCAATGTTCAGCATCCAAAGAAAAAGTATACACGATTCGCTCAGAATCCAACCCTGATGGCGATATAGATTTACAAGATGATGGTCAAGCGAGGATACATCAGTTGCAAGTCATTCTCGCTGGAAGCGATGAGAAATGCGTTAGGATCATTGGCGAACCTTTTAACAATGA TTTCTTCAATTCCAAAGGCCCTTTAGATTTATACGATTCTTTCGTCACGTCTCCCGCCATGAAACATTTCTCATTCTCTTCCCGCgtcctctccatcctcaaCGATCACATGACCACACTTGCTCCACAGCATGAACCTTACGACCTTGCAACTGCGGCAAATGTGAAGAGCGAGGGTGAGATTAAAAACATGATGTGGAAACATGTTTTGGCACTGCACATAAGGAGGGGAGAAGATTGGGAGAGGGTTTGTGAAGGGAAAGGGGAGACTGCTGC CCCGTTTGTATCATTCAACAATCTCCCCCTCTTACCAGGCAACGAAAACGTCCCCCCTCCCCCCGACATGGTCCCTGCTACCCGAATCGGTCTCTACCGCGCCAAATGTCTCCCTGAAACATTGGATATCATCGCGCGTGCTCGCCGCATGCGTAAGAACCACCCTCTCTTGAAATCAGTGTATATCCTCACCGACGCGAATGACGAGTGGATAGCGAAGTTGAGGATGTGGTTGGAGAGTGAGGGATGGGATCATGTGTGGATAGGGAGGGAGGATGTATGGACGGGATGGAACAATAGGGAAGTTGGAGTGGCAGTTGATATGGAGGTAGCGAGAAGAGCGGGGGTGTTTGTGGGTAACGGA TTCTCGATGACTTCCTCTAACATTGCACTCTTACGTTCGAGGGATGGTATACATCCCGATCTTACTCAATTTTGGTAA
- a CDS encoding Hypothetical Protein (Similar to TIGR gene model, INSD accession AAW47201.1), which produces MVITPAEVEGDEDWGIPPEVDPAECDLKLKAKVEHFLKLKYTQGEHINTRLLSSSAFANPHIYTKLVEFVSIDERATAFPSTGWLTRHHLESTIPTHGPAALSAEQKRKEEAIKATQVPGARKEIGFAKGRYSDDGRRRDHHHDTERREVGRHRAREREKYREREERHKERRRDRR; this is translated from the exons ATGGTAATCACCCCGGCAGAAGTtgaaggtgatgaagatTGGGGTATTCCTCCTGAAGTCGATCCGGCGGAGTGTGACCTCAAGCTGAAG GCTAAAGTGGAACATTTCCTCAAGCTGAAGTATACCCAGGGGGAACATATCAACACTCGGCTCTTATCTTCTTCCGCGTTCGCTAACCCTCATATATATACTAAACTT GTCGAATTCGTCTCTATCGACGAACGAGCCACCGCATTCCCTTCCACCGGCTGGCTCACCCGTCACCACCTCGAATCTACCATTCCCACGCACGGTCCTGCCGCACTGTCGGCCGAGCAGAAACGTAAAGAAGAAGCTATAAAAGCTACACAAGTACCAGGCGCGAGGAAAGAGATTGGATTCGCGAAAGGAAGATACTCGGACGATGGACGCAGGAGGGATCATCATCATGATACAGAGAGGAGGGAGGTGGGCAGACATAGGGCTAGAGAAAGGGAGAAGTACAGGGAACGGGAGGAGAGACACAAGGAGCGAAGAAGGGATAGACGATGA